The following are encoded in a window of Impatiens glandulifera chromosome 5, dImpGla2.1, whole genome shotgun sequence genomic DNA:
- the LOC124938511 gene encoding uncharacterized protein LOC124938511: MNFFMTAVPSPPVSLEEFKSFHSNDRDLYAVLINELGRDSLESMRIMALWLWLERSGFRSVVKKALSLPKFLINELANEAVICLKLIENNEAVIWLCSPESIDLSLTKSLVYKEISAMYFHENRVLIVKGMTKIIKDVCVRVMKDIMEEAMERNLIHYMSLMDMSSPRPSTTNISSNTTRFLFNLNAGGSQGREEVLHPDERTMFVTFSKGYPVTEMEIKEFFTWIYGDCIESLYMQEVLPGEQSLFARIVFYLPVAIDMILNGADKAKFTINGKHMWMRKFVSKRHMYYSSSSSYIMDSTSVPSGINISPYNRRLFSRFM, from the coding sequence ATGAATTTTTTCATGACTGCTGTTCCATCTCCACCTGTATCCCTAGAAGAGTTCAAGAGTTTCCATTCAAATGATAGGGACCTCTACGCCGTGCTTATAAATGAGCTGGGGCGTGATTCGCTTGAGTCTATGAGGATCATGGCCCTTTGGCTATGGCTGGAGCGGTCTGGCTTCAGGAGTGTTGTGAAGAAAGCCCTGTCCTTGCCCAAATTTCTAATCAATGAACTTGCAAATGAAGCTGTCATATGCCTTAAACTCATTGAAAACAATGAAGCTGTCATATGGCTTTGCTCACCTGAATCCATAGACCTATCACTGACCAAAAGCTTAGTGTACAAGGAAATCTCAGCCATGTATTTTCACGAAAACCGGGTATTGATTGTCAAAGGAATGACCAAGATTATTAAGGATGTTTGTGTCAGGGTAATGAAGGACATCATGGAGGAAGCCATGGAGAGAAACCTAATCCACTATATGAGCTTGATGGATATGAGCAGCCCCAGGCCCTCCACCACTAATATTAGTAGTAATACAACAAGGTTCTTGTTCAATCTTAATGCAGGTGGGTCCCAGGGTCGAGAGGAAGTGCTGCACCCGGATGAAAGGACAATGTTTGTGACGTTCTCAAAGGGCTACCCGGTTACTGAAATGGAGATCAAAGAATTCTTTACATGGATCTATGGGGATTGCATTGAGTCTCTATACATGCAAGAAGTGCTTCCTGGAGAACAATCTTTGTTTGCAAGAATTGTGTTTTATTTGCCTGTTGCTATTGATATGATCCTAAATGGTGCAGACAAGGCTAAGTTCACCATCAATGGCAAGCATATGTGGATGCGCAAGTTTGTGTCCAAACGTCATATGtactattcttcttcttcatcatacATCATGGATTCAACTTCAGTGCCATCGGGTATCAACATATCTCCTTACAACAGACGCCTATTCTCTCGGTTCATGTAG